In Glycine max cultivar Williams 82 chromosome 7, Glycine_max_v4.0, whole genome shotgun sequence, a single window of DNA contains:
- the LOC100776597 gene encoding ATP-dependent 6-phosphofructokinase 3 isoform X1 codes for MDSNSSSPSPNNHASTTKINGFFHPKPGSQPATSSRSRLAMASPVNSDPKVVTGTAGYILEDVPHFTDYIPNLPTYPNPLQDNPAYSVVKQYFVHVDDSVPQKVVVHKDGARGVHFRRAGPRQKVYFEADEVQAAIVTCGGLCPGLNTVIRELVCGLHHMYGVKRVLGINGGYRGFYARNTITLTPKSVNDIHKRGGTVLGTSRGGHDTKKIVDSIQDRGINQVYIIGGDGTQKGASAIFEEVRRRGLKVSVVGIPKTIDNDIPVIDKSFGFDTAVEEAQRAINAAHVEAESVENGIGVVKLMGRNSGFIAMYATLASRDVDCCLIPESPFYLEGTGGLYEYIEKRLKENGHMVIVIAEGAGQELVSESVQSMSKQDASGNKLFQDVGLWISQKIRDHFAAQKTLPITLKYIDPTYMIRAIPSNASDNVYCTLLAQSAVHGAMAGYTGYTSGLVNGRQTYIPFYRITERQNHVVITDRMWARLLSSTNQPSFLDSKGDNEEKKEEEAALNQLPDGHCSKDTSLANKEINSIYPTTC; via the exons ATGGATTCTAATTCTTCTTCTCCAAGTCCCAACAACCACGCTtccacaaccaaaatcaacGGTTTCTTTCATCCCAAGCCGGGTTCCCAACCTGCCACCAGCTCGCGATCTCGTCTTGCCATGGCTTCTCCTGTGAACTCCGATCCTAAGGTCGTCACCGGCACAGCCGGTTACATCCTCGAAGACGTTCCGCATTTCACCGATTACATTCCCAATCTCCCA ACATACCCTAATCCTTTGCAAGACAACCCTGCTTATTCAGTTGTTAA GCAATATTTTGTGCATGTTGATGACAGCGTTCCTCAAAAG GTCGTTGTTCACAAAGATGGTGCAAGAGGGGTACATTTTAGGCGTGCCGGGCCTCGTCAAAAG GTGTACTTTGAAGCTGATGAAGTTCAAGCTGCCATTGTTACTTGTGGGGGTCTGTGTCCTGGGCTCAACACTGTCATTAGGGAATTAGTGTGTGGCTTACACCATATGTATGGGGTGAAGAGAGTTCTTGGAATCAAT GGAGGATATAGGGGCTTCTATGCTCGCAATACAATTACTTTAACCCCTAAAAGTGTGAATGATATACATAAGCGTGGGGGAACTGTCCTTGGAACATCACGAGGTGGACATGACACCAAAAAGATAGTTGACAGTATTCAAGATCGGGGAATCAATCAG GTTTATATAATTGGAGGAGATGGAACTCAGAAGGGTGCATCTGCAATTTTTGAG GAAGTCAGAAGGCGTGGTCTCAAAGTTTCAGTTGTAGGTATCCCCAAAACCATAGATAATGATATCCCG GTTATTGATAAGTCCTTTGGCTTTGACActgctgttgaggaggctcaaCGAGCTATAAATGCAGCACATGTTGAAGCTGAAAGTGTTGAAAATGGCATAGGTGTTGTCAAGTTGATGGGTAGAAACAGCG GATTTATTGCAATGTATGCTACACTTGCAAGTCGAGACGTGGACTGTTGCTTAATTCCAGAGTCACCCTTTTACCTTGAAGGTACTGGTGGACTCTATGAATATATAGAGAAAAGACTCAAAGAAAATGGGCACATGGTTATTGTCATTGCTGAAGGAGCAGGACAAGAACTTGTTTCTGAGAGCGTGCAGTCAATGAGCAAACAGGATGCTTCTGGAAATAAGCTTTTTCAAGATGTTGGCCTATGGATATCCCAAAAGATTAGG GATCATTTTGCTGCACAGAAGACCCTGCCCATAACTCTCAAATACATAG ATCCAACTTATATGATTCGAGCTATTCCAAGCAATGCTTCTGACAACGTGTACTGCACACTTCTTGCTCAAAGTGCAGTTCATGGAGCAATGGCAGGTTACACTGGCTATACAAGTGGACTTGTCAATGGAAGACAAACTTATATACCCTTCTAT AGAATCACCGAGAGACAGAACCACGTAGTGATAACTGATAGAATGTGGGCTAGGCTTTTATCTTCAACAAATCAACCCAGCTTTTTGGATTCCAAGGGTGACaatgaagagaagaaggaagaagaagcagcatTGAATCAGTTACCGGATGGACATTGTTCCAAAGACACTTCTTTGGCTAACAAAGAAATCAACAGCATTTATCCCACaacttgctag
- the LOC100776597 gene encoding ATP-dependent 6-phosphofructokinase 3 isoform X2, with product MVVVHKDGARGVHFRRAGPRQKVYFEADEVQAAIVTCGGLCPGLNTVIRELVCGLHHMYGVKRVLGINGGYRGFYARNTITLTPKSVNDIHKRGGTVLGTSRGGHDTKKIVDSIQDRGINQVYIIGGDGTQKGASAIFEEVRRRGLKVSVVGIPKTIDNDIPVIDKSFGFDTAVEEAQRAINAAHVEAESVENGIGVVKLMGRNSGFIAMYATLASRDVDCCLIPESPFYLEGTGGLYEYIEKRLKENGHMVIVIAEGAGQELVSESVQSMSKQDASGNKLFQDVGLWISQKIRDHFAAQKTLPITLKYIDPTYMIRAIPSNASDNVYCTLLAQSAVHGAMAGYTGYTSGLVNGRQTYIPFYRITERQNHVVITDRMWARLLSSTNQPSFLDSKGDNEEKKEEEAALNQLPDGHCSKDTSLANKEINSIYPTTC from the exons ATG GTCGTTGTTCACAAAGATGGTGCAAGAGGGGTACATTTTAGGCGTGCCGGGCCTCGTCAAAAG GTGTACTTTGAAGCTGATGAAGTTCAAGCTGCCATTGTTACTTGTGGGGGTCTGTGTCCTGGGCTCAACACTGTCATTAGGGAATTAGTGTGTGGCTTACACCATATGTATGGGGTGAAGAGAGTTCTTGGAATCAAT GGAGGATATAGGGGCTTCTATGCTCGCAATACAATTACTTTAACCCCTAAAAGTGTGAATGATATACATAAGCGTGGGGGAACTGTCCTTGGAACATCACGAGGTGGACATGACACCAAAAAGATAGTTGACAGTATTCAAGATCGGGGAATCAATCAG GTTTATATAATTGGAGGAGATGGAACTCAGAAGGGTGCATCTGCAATTTTTGAG GAAGTCAGAAGGCGTGGTCTCAAAGTTTCAGTTGTAGGTATCCCCAAAACCATAGATAATGATATCCCG GTTATTGATAAGTCCTTTGGCTTTGACActgctgttgaggaggctcaaCGAGCTATAAATGCAGCACATGTTGAAGCTGAAAGTGTTGAAAATGGCATAGGTGTTGTCAAGTTGATGGGTAGAAACAGCG GATTTATTGCAATGTATGCTACACTTGCAAGTCGAGACGTGGACTGTTGCTTAATTCCAGAGTCACCCTTTTACCTTGAAGGTACTGGTGGACTCTATGAATATATAGAGAAAAGACTCAAAGAAAATGGGCACATGGTTATTGTCATTGCTGAAGGAGCAGGACAAGAACTTGTTTCTGAGAGCGTGCAGTCAATGAGCAAACAGGATGCTTCTGGAAATAAGCTTTTTCAAGATGTTGGCCTATGGATATCCCAAAAGATTAGG GATCATTTTGCTGCACAGAAGACCCTGCCCATAACTCTCAAATACATAG ATCCAACTTATATGATTCGAGCTATTCCAAGCAATGCTTCTGACAACGTGTACTGCACACTTCTTGCTCAAAGTGCAGTTCATGGAGCAATGGCAGGTTACACTGGCTATACAAGTGGACTTGTCAATGGAAGACAAACTTATATACCCTTCTAT AGAATCACCGAGAGACAGAACCACGTAGTGATAACTGATAGAATGTGGGCTAGGCTTTTATCTTCAACAAATCAACCCAGCTTTTTGGATTCCAAGGGTGACaatgaagagaagaaggaagaagaagcagcatTGAATCAGTTACCGGATGGACATTGTTCCAAAGACACTTCTTTGGCTAACAAAGAAATCAACAGCATTTATCCCACaacttgctag